AGAGCCGCAGCTCGGCCACCGCCCCTCCGAGGTCGAGCGCCACGCGGGCGACGTCCGCCACTGCTCCCACATCACGTCCGGACACAGCGTCCAGACTATGGCATCATCGCCGCCATGGCAGCCCACTCGCTCCACGGACGCGTCGCCGTCGTCACGGGCGCCGCGCGCGGCATCGGCCACGCCACCGCGCGCGCGCTGCGCAGCGCCGGCGCACGCGTCGCGATCGGCGACCTCGACGAGGAGGCGGTCTCGAGCGCCGCTGCCGCGCTGGGCGACGACGTCCTCGGCGCCGCGCTGGACGTCACGAGCCCGGAGTCGTTCACCCGCTTCCTGGACCTGGTGGAGCGGGAGCTCGGCCCGGTCGACGTCCTGGTCAACAACGCCGGGATCATGCCGTTGGGCCCGTTCGTCGACGAGACCGACGCGGCGGCCCGCAAGGTCATGGAGGTCAACGTCCTCGGCACCATGACCGGCATGCGCCTGGCGCTGCGCTCGATGGTCCCGCGCGGGCGCGGCCACGTCGTCAACGTCGCCTCCGCGGCCGGCCGCGCCCCGGCGCCGGGCGCCGTCTCCTACTGCGCCTCGAAGGCCGCCGTGGTCATGGCGACCGAGACCGCCCGCGTCGAGCTGCGCGGCAGCGGCGTGCACTTCACCTGCGTCATGCCGTCGTTCACCCAGACCGAGCTCATCTCGGGCACCCAGGGCACGCGCTTCATCAAGACCGTCCAGCCCGAGGACGTCGCCGCCGCCATCGTCGAGGCCGTCGTCGAGCGCCGTCAGGACGTCTTCGTCCCCAAGGCCGTCGGCAGCGCGGTGCGCGCCAACACCCTGCTGGGGCGGCGCTTCCGCGACGGCGTGGCCCGCGCGCTGGGCGCCGACCGCACCTTCCTGGAGATCGACCACGGCCAGCGCGCCGGCTACGACCAGCGCATCGGCGCCGCGCCGTCCGCGCCCGAGCTGCCGGCGCCCGAGCCCGCCGCGCAGGACTAGCGGCCGTAGATCCGGCGCACGACCGCGGCCATGAGCCGCGAGCGGCGCGCCGAGAACGGGAAGTGGTGCAGCTCGCGGCTGGGTGCCCGGCCCGTGAGCGTGATCGTCTGGGTCTTGCAGTACTTGCGGATCCCGGCGGCGCCGTGGCGGGTGCCGATGCCCGAGGACTTCCAGCCGCCCATGGGCACGTCGAAGACCGTGTAGTTGACCTGGGCGTCGTTCACGCAGACCGCGCCGCACTCCAGCCGCCGGGCGATCGCCTCGCCCTTCGCGAGGTCCCGGGTGAAGACGCTGGCCTGCAGGCCGTAGGCCGAGTCGTTGGCGAGGCGGACCGCCTCGTCGACGTCCTCGACGCGCATGACCGGCAGCGTCGGGCCGAAGGTCTCCTCGCGCATGCAGCGCATCGTGTGGTCCACGCCGGTGAGGACGGTGGGCTCGAAGAAGCGGCCGGGACGGTCGGCCTGCCGGCCGCCGACCTCGACGGTGGCGCCCTTGTCGCGCGCGTCCTGCACGTGCTCGGCGATGAGCTCGACCTGCGGCGGGTGCGTGACGGCGCCGACCTCGACCTCCCCCGCCCCGGCGGGCGGCCCCTGGCGCAGGCCGCGCACGACGTCGGTGACCTTGGCGACGAACTCGTCGTACACCGGGGCCTCGACGTAGACGCGCTCGATGGAGATGCAGACCTGCCCGCCGTTGTTCATGCCCGCGAACGCGGCGGTGTTCGCGGCGCGGTCCACGTCGGCGTCGGCGCACACGATCATCGGGTCCTTGCCGCCGAGCTCGAGCGAGACGGGGGTCATCGTGTCGGCCGCGCGGCGCATCACCGCCTGGCCCGTGCGCGTCGAGCCGGTGAACATGACGTAGTCGACCTCGTCGACCACCGCCTCGCCGGTCTCCCGCGCGCCGGTCGCCACGGCGAAGACGTCCCGGGGCATCCCGCAGTCCTCGAGCATCTCGGCGACGAGCAGCGCGGTCAGCGGCGTCACCTCCGAGGGCTTGAGCAGGACCGCGTTGCCGGCCATGAGCGCCGGGACGCAGTCGCCGAACGCGTTGACCAGGGGGTAGTTCCACGGCCCGATGACGCCGACGACCCCCACCGGGGCGTGGCGGACGACGACCTGGCGCCCGAACACCAGCGGCGCGGTGCTGCGCACGCGCTCGTCGGCGAGGTAGCCCTCGGCCCGCTTGGCCCAGAAGGCGAAGCTCTGGGCCTGGACGACGAGCTCGAGCTGCGCGTCGTCGAAGGTCTTGCCGGTCTCGGCGCTGATCGTCTCGCGCACCCGGTCGGCGTGGTCGAACAGCCAGCGCTGGGCGCGCTTGAAGACGGCCCCGCGGGCCGCGAACCCCATGGCGGCCCAGCCCGGCTGGGCCACGCGGGCCCGGGCGGCGAGGCGGGCGACCGCATCGGCGTCCAGGACGGGGACCTCCCGCAGGACGCGGCCGGTGGCCGGCTCCTCGACGGGCAGCGTGGCGGCAGCGTCCAGCATGGGCCGACCATAGCGTATGGACACGATGTCCGACGACGGCTCCGGACGCTGGCGTAGGATGTCCGGACATGCCGTCCGTGACTCGCAGCAGCTCCAAGAGCGTCCGCGCCCGGCGCCGGGACGAGGCCCGCCAGCGCCTGCTCGAGGTCGTCGAGCGGCTGCTCGACGAGGGCGAGACCTTCACCGAGATCAGCGTGGAGCGGCTCGTGTCCGAGGCCGGCATGTCGCGCTCGACGTTCTACGTCTACTTCGAGGACAAGGGCGACCTGCTGCGTGCGTGGTTCGCCGACATCGTCGCGGAGCTCAGCGAGGTCGCCGGCGCCTGGTGGAAGCTCGGGCCGGACGCCACGCGCGACGACGTCCGCGAGGTGCTCGCCGCGATCGTGCGCACCTACCGCCCCCACGTGACGCTCATGGCGGCCACGTACGACACGGCGGCCTACGACGTGGGCACCCGCGAGCTGACCGACAGCATGATGGGCGTCAACGTCGCGGGCCTGCGCAAGCACATCCGCGCCGGCCAGAAGGCCGGGTTCATCGACGCGTCGCTGCCGGCCGCCCAGACCGCGGCGTGGCTGACCTGGATGGCCGAGCGCGGCCTGCACCAGCTCGTGCGCGGGGCCAGCGACAACGAGCTCGAGCAGCTCATCGAGGCCTACACCGGGATCGTCTGGAACACGCTGTACGCGCCGACGCGGCGCTAGGCCGCCGCGCCGACGTCGCCGACCATCCGGGCCAGGCGCCCGCGCACCAGCTCCTGGGCCTCGCCGACGATCCGGTCGACCAGCTCCGCGCAGGTCGGCACGTCGTGGATGAGGCCCTGGGCCTGCCCGGCCCACCACACGCCCGCCTCGGGGTCGCCGGTCTCGTAGACCGTCACCCCGCGCTTGCCGTTGACGAGCTCGCGGACGTCCTCGAAGGCCCCGCCCTCGTCGAGGATGCGCCGCGCCTCGTCGCTGACGCTGTTCTTCGCCACCCGCGCGGTGTTGCGCAGCGTCTTGAAGAGGACCTGGGTCGAGCGCTCGTCGTTGGCGACGACCTGCTCCTTGATGCGCTGGTGGATCGGCGACTCGGCCGTCGTCATCCACCGCGTGCCCATGTTCACGCCGTCGGCCCCGAGCGCGAGCGCCGCCACCAGCCCGCGGGCGTCGGCGATGCCGCCCGAGGCGATCATCGGGATCGACAGCCGGTCGGCCGCCGCCGGGATGAGCACGAGCCCGGGGACGTCGTCCTCGCCGGGGTGCCCGGCGCACTCGAAGCCGTCGATCGAGACCGCGTCGACGCCGAGCTGCTCGGCCTTGAGCGCGTGGCGCACCGACGTGGCCTTGTGGATGACCGTGATGCCCGCCGGCTTGAAGTCGGCCAGGTGCTCGGCGGGATTGGAGCCCGCGGTCTCGACGACCGTCACCCCGGACTCGACGATCGCCTGCCGGTACTCCGCGTAGGGCGGCGGCGTGACGGTCGGCAGGATCGTGAGGTTCACGCCGAACGGCCGGTCGGTGAGCTCGCGACAGCGCGCGATCTCGCGGACGAGGTCCTCGGGCGTGGGCTGCGTGAGCGCCGTGATGCAGCCCAGCGCCCCCGCGTTGGCCACGGCCGCCACCAGCTCGGCGCGCCCGACCCACTGCATCCCGCCCTGCATGAGCGGGTGCTCCACCCCGACGAGGTCGGTGAAGCGCGTGCGCAGCGGGCCGGCCATCAGGCGGCCACCTCCGCGCCCAGCAGCTCCTCGACGACGTCCTTGGCGGTCTCGGCGCAGGACTGCGTCCCGCCGCTGCCGTAGTCGCGCACGCCGTCGCCGACGTTCCACAGGCCGTCCAGCGGCGTGTCGCGCGGCAGCTCGAAGCCCGAGGCGGCACGCTGGGCCGGCCAGTCGCCGCGCATCACGCGCACGTCGAGGACCTCGGCGCCGGCCATGCCCGGCAGCTCCTCGCGCAGCTCCTGGAGGGCCAGCTCGACCTCGCGCGCCTCGTCGAAGTCCCCGATCGCCGGGCGCGGCACGGCGTAGACGACGGTGAGGTGCTTGCCCTCCGGCGCGAGCTCCGGGCACAGCGCGGTCATGTTGCCGGCGTTGCAGACGCGCTCGGTGCCGGAGAAGAGGATCAGGCCCGGCGTGTCGAGCAGCGGCTCGTCGCTGGCCACGTGGATGATGATGTTGGCGGTCGGGCGGGCGGTCTCGCGGATGCTGCGCACGTACGCGTCGTCCAGCGCGTCCTCGCCGACGAGGTCGATGGTGGCCACCGGGCCGACGTTCGAGACGACCGCCTCGCAGCGGACCTCGACCTGCTCCTCCCCGCGGCGGACCGTCGCGCCCGTGACGCGGCCGTCGGCGCTGTGGATCCGCAGGACCTCGGCCTCGCGCCAGACCTGGCCGCCCTCGCGCTCGACGACGCCGGCCAGCGCCCGGCAGACGCCGACCGTGCCCTCCGGGTGGAAGCCGAAGCGCCGGAAGGCGCCCTTCTGGGTGAAGTACGTCAGGAACGCCCGGGCCGGGATCTCGTCGGCGTTGACGGCGAAGATCGCCGCCGCGAGGTTGCGGAACAGCCGGTGGACGGTCTCGTTGGAGGTGGCGCCCGCGATCCACTGCTCGAGGGTCACCTGGTCCTCGGGCAGCTCGCCCTTGCGGGCGCTGCCCAGCTGGGTGAGCACCTTGGCCCCGCGCTTGGTGATCTTGTCGAGCAGGAAGGCCCAGCCGCCCTTGGCGGGGTTGACCGTCTTGCCCTTGACGCGGAAGACGTTGGCCGGCTCGGGACAGCGCAGCTCCAGCGGCACGCCGACGTACTCGAAGGTCTCCTCCATCACGCCGCCGAACTCGATGGCCACGGCGCCGGTGTTGATGACGTAGCCGTCCTTGTGGAAGCTCGAGGCGCGGCCGCCGACCTCCGGGCCGCGCTCGACCAGCAGCGGCCGCTGCCCGGCCACGGCCAGCCGCGCCGCGGCGCACACGCCGCCCATGCCGGCGCCGACGACGAGGACGTTGGTCTGGTGCTCCACGGGTCTCCTCTCGGTGGCGGATGCGGACGCGTCGTTCGGACACGCCGTCCGAGGGAGACCGTAGCACGGCGCCGGAGACCTCGTACGCCGTGTCCGAGGTCAGCCGCCGTGCGCCACGAGCAGCGTCGCGCAGACCACCACGGCCAGCGCGTCGGCCGTCGCGGTGATCCGCCGGCGCGACGCGCCGGGCGCGAGCTGGCTGACCGTCCGCTCCGTCATCCACGCCAGCGCCGCGGCGGTCTCGGCCGGCGGCACGTCGCGCACCCAGCCCTCCTTCTGGCCCTTGCGGATCACCCGCTCCATGGCACGCGCGTAGTCCTCGACCCCGCCGGCGTAGGCGGCGCGCAGCGCCGCGTCCGAGGCCGACGCCTCGGCCACCGCGCGCAGGACCACCTCCTCCTCGCCGAAGACCTCGAGCAGGGCGCGCATCCCGTCGCGGACGTCCTGGACGGTGACGTCGCGGCCCTTGGCGATCCACGAGCGCTGGGCCCGGTAGAGCCGGTGCAGGGCCGCCGCGCTGAGCGCCTCGAGCATCGCCCGCTTGTCCTCGAAGTGCAGGTAGAAGGTCGAACGCGCCATGCCCGCGCGGCGCACCAGGCGCTCGACGCTGACGTCGCGGAAGGGCGTGCCGTCGGCCATGAGCTCGGCGAGCGCATCACGCAGGAGCTGCTCGATCTCCTCGCGGCGGTAGGCACGGCCCTGGCGCGAGGGCGGGACGGTGGCGGGCACGCCTCGATCCTAGGCGACCGCGCGGCCGGCAGACCCGCGCCTCGGACATGCCGTCCGAGCAACCTCGGACACGGTGTACGATCTGCGGCATGGCCGCGACCGAGACCCCCGCCCCCCACACGATCTTCACGGAGGACCACGACGCGCTGCGCGAGTCGATCCGCGCCTTCGTCGAGCGCGAGGTGGCCCCGCACGTCGAGGCGTGGGAGGAGCAGACCTTCCCCGACAGCATCGTGCGGCGGATGGGCGAGCTCGGGCTGCTCGGGCTCGCCATGCCCGAGGAGCTCGGCGGCCAGGGCGGCGACTACTTCACGAACATCGTGCTCGCCGAGGAGATCGCCCGCTCGGGCAGCGGCGGCTTCCTCATGGGCCTGTCGGTCCACACCGACATGGTCATGCCGACGGTGCACAAGTTCGGCACGCCCGAGCAGCACCGCCGCTGGCTGGTCCCCGGCATCGCCGGCGAGGCGATCTACGCCCTGGGCATCACCGAGCCCGACGCGGGCTCCGACGTCGCGGCGATCGGGACCCGCGCGGTGCGCGACGGCGACGAGTGGGTCATCAACGGCTCGAAGACCTACATCACCAACGGCCACCGGGCGCAGATGATCGTGCTCGTCGCCAAGACCGACCCCGACGCGGGCTACGACGGCTTCACGCTGTTCATGGTCCCGATGGACGCTCCCGGCGTGGTGCGCGAGCAGAAGCTCGAGAAGATGGGCATGCACGCCTCGGACACCGCGCTGCTGGCCTTCCAGGACGTGCGCGTGGGCGACGACGCCGTGCTCGGCCAGGTCGGCGGCGGCTTCCGGCACATCATGTGGGAGCTGCAGGCCGAGCGCGCGATCGCCGCGGCGGGCTGCCTGGCCTACGCCCAGCTGGCGTTCGACACGACGCTGGCCTACGCGCTGGAGCGCAGGACCTTCGGGCGCCCGCTGGGCAGCCACCAGGCCATCCGCCACAAGTTCGCCCAGATGGCCACGGAGCTCGAGGCCTCGCGCCAGCTCATCTACGCGACGGCCCGCGACTACGCGGCCGGGGCCTACAACGTCCGCGAGATCTCGATGGCCAAGCTCAAGGCCACCCAGGTCGCGTGGGACGTCGCCGACCAGTGCGTGCAGATCCACGGCGGCGCCGGCTACATGCGCGAGTACCCCGTCGAGCGGATCATGCGCGACCTGCGCCTGTACCGGATCGGCGCGGGCGCCGACGAGATCATGCTCGACGTCATCGGCAAGAGCCTCGGCCTGTAGCCACGCGTTCGTACCCGAGATCTGGACGTTGTGTCCAGACGCTCGTTCGCCTATCGTCGTGGGTGCTTCCCCCGTCCCAGCAGGAGTGCCGCGCATGACCTCGATCGAAGCCCCCGAGCAGCTCGACCTGGAGCAGGTCGACCTCATGGACCCCAAGTGGTTCGAGGACGGGCCGCCGCACGACCTCTTCCGCCGCATGCGCGCGGAGGCGCCCGTGCGGTGGAACCCGCTGCCCGACGGGACGGGCTTCTGGTCGCTCACCCGCCACGCCGAGATCTCGCAGGTCAGCCGCGACACCGCGACGTTCTCGTCCTGGAAGGCGGGCGTCTTCCTCAACCCCGACCAGGTCGTCCCGCTCGACCTGACGCGCAACCTCCTGCTCTACAAGGACCCGCCGGAGCACACGAAGTACCGGCTGATCCTCCAGAAGGCGTTCACGCCGCACACGGTCGCCAAGCTCGAGGACGCCGTGCGCGCCCGCGTCACGAAGATCCTCGACGCCGTGGTGGAGGAGGGCGCCTGCGACTTCGCGCGCGACGTCGCCGTGCCGGTCCCGCTCGGCGTGCTCGCCGAGCTCATGGGCCTGCCCGACGAGGACATCCCGCGCCTCTACGACTGGACGGAGCGCATCGAGGAGGCCCAGCGCTCGCCGGAGCCCAACGCGGCCGCCCCCGCCTTCGTCGAGATGGCCGGCTACCTGCACGAGCAGATCCAGCGCCAGGCCCAGGAGGGCAACGAGGACACGCTGGTCATGCGCCTGCGCCGCGCCGAGGTCGACGGCGAGCAGCTCGACGACTCGGAGATCCTCGTCTTCTTCGGCCTCCTGGTCTTCGCGGGCAACGACACGACGCGCAACACGCTGGCCCACGGCATGCAGACGCTCCTCGAGCACCCCGACCAGCTCGAGCTCCTGCGCGAGGATCCCTCGCGGATCCCGGAGGCCATCGAGGAGGTGCTGCGCTTCAGCTCGGTCGTGCAGTGGTTCGCCCGCACCGCGACCACCGACACCGAGCTCGGCGGGCAGCGCATCGCCGAGGGCGACAAGGTCGTCATGTGGTACCCGTCGGCCTCGCGCGACGAGGCGGTCTACGACGACCCCGACCGCTTCGACATCGCCCGCGACAAGCAGGACCACAAGGCCTTCGGCGGCGGCGGACGCCACTTCTGCCTCGGCGCGGGCCTGGCCCGCCTCGAGCTGCGCGTCGTCCTCGAGGAGGTCCTGCGCCGGATGCCGGACCTCGAGCTCGCCGGCCAGCCCGGCCGGCTGCCGTCCAACTGGGCCAACATGGTCAACGCCCTGCCCGTGCGCTTCGCGCCGGGCACGCGCGAGGGCTAGCCCCAGCGCGCGGTGTCGGTCAGCTGCTCGAGCGCGAGCAGCCGGCCGTCGCGGTCCAGCGTCCACAGGTGGAAGAACGCGGCGTCGACGGTCCGGCCGTCGGCGCGCGCCGTGCCGCGGTAGCGCCCGCGGACGAGCAGCCGCTCGCCGGCGCAGGCGATCGCCTCC
The DNA window shown above is from Conexibacter sp. SYSU D00693 and carries:
- a CDS encoding SDR family oxidoreductase — its product is MAAHSLHGRVAVVTGAARGIGHATARALRSAGARVAIGDLDEEAVSSAAAALGDDVLGAALDVTSPESFTRFLDLVERELGPVDVLVNNAGIMPLGPFVDETDAAARKVMEVNVLGTMTGMRLALRSMVPRGRGHVVNVASAAGRAPAPGAVSYCASKAAVVMATETARVELRGSGVHFTCVMPSFTQTELISGTQGTRFIKTVQPEDVAAAIVEAVVERRQDVFVPKAVGSAVRANTLLGRRFRDGVARALGADRTFLEIDHGQRAGYDQRIGAAPSAPELPAPEPAAQD
- a CDS encoding aldehyde dehydrogenase family protein — encoded protein: MLDAAATLPVEEPATGRVLREVPVLDADAVARLAARARVAQPGWAAMGFAARGAVFKRAQRWLFDHADRVRETISAETGKTFDDAQLELVVQAQSFAFWAKRAEGYLADERVRSTAPLVFGRQVVVRHAPVGVVGVIGPWNYPLVNAFGDCVPALMAGNAVLLKPSEVTPLTALLVAEMLEDCGMPRDVFAVATGARETGEAVVDEVDYVMFTGSTRTGQAVMRRAADTMTPVSLELGGKDPMIVCADADVDRAANTAAFAGMNNGGQVCISIERVYVEAPVYDEFVAKVTDVVRGLRQGPPAGAGEVEVGAVTHPPQVELIAEHVQDARDKGATVEVGGRQADRPGRFFEPTVLTGVDHTMRCMREETFGPTLPVMRVEDVDEAVRLANDSAYGLQASVFTRDLAKGEAIARRLECGAVCVNDAQVNYTVFDVPMGGWKSSGIGTRHGAAGIRKYCKTQTITLTGRAPSRELHHFPFSARRSRLMAAVVRRIYGR
- a CDS encoding TetR/AcrR family transcriptional regulator → MPSVTRSSSKSVRARRRDEARQRLLEVVERLLDEGETFTEISVERLVSEAGMSRSTFYVYFEDKGDLLRAWFADIVAELSEVAGAWWKLGPDATRDDVREVLAAIVRTYRPHVTLMAATYDTAAYDVGTRELTDSMMGVNVAGLRKHIRAGQKAGFIDASLPAAQTAAWLTWMAERGLHQLVRGASDNELEQLIEAYTGIVWNTLYAPTRR
- a CDS encoding nitronate monooxygenase family protein, with the translated sequence MAGPLRTRFTDLVGVEHPLMQGGMQWVGRAELVAAVANAGALGCITALTQPTPEDLVREIARCRELTDRPFGVNLTILPTVTPPPYAEYRQAIVESGVTVVETAGSNPAEHLADFKPAGITVIHKATSVRHALKAEQLGVDAVSIDGFECAGHPGEDDVPGLVLIPAAADRLSIPMIASGGIADARGLVAALALGADGVNMGTRWMTTAESPIHQRIKEQVVANDERSTQVLFKTLRNTARVAKNSVSDEARRILDEGGAFEDVRELVNGKRGVTVYETGDPEAGVWWAGQAQGLIHDVPTCAELVDRIVGEAQELVRGRLARMVGDVGAAA
- a CDS encoding NAD(P)/FAD-dependent oxidoreductase, with translation MEHQTNVLVVGAGMGGVCAAARLAVAGQRPLLVERGPEVGGRASSFHKDGYVINTGAVAIEFGGVMEETFEYVGVPLELRCPEPANVFRVKGKTVNPAKGGWAFLLDKITKRGAKVLTQLGSARKGELPEDQVTLEQWIAGATSNETVHRLFRNLAAAIFAVNADEIPARAFLTYFTQKGAFRRFGFHPEGTVGVCRALAGVVEREGGQVWREAEVLRIHSADGRVTGATVRRGEEQVEVRCEAVVSNVGPVATIDLVGEDALDDAYVRSIRETARPTANIIIHVASDEPLLDTPGLILFSGTERVCNAGNMTALCPELAPEGKHLTVVYAVPRPAIGDFDEAREVELALQELREELPGMAGAEVLDVRVMRGDWPAQRAASGFELPRDTPLDGLWNVGDGVRDYGSGGTQSCAETAKDVVEELLGAEVAA
- a CDS encoding TetR/AcrR family transcriptional regulator, which codes for MPATVPPSRQGRAYRREEIEQLLRDALAELMADGTPFRDVSVERLVRRAGMARSTFYLHFEDKRAMLEALSAAALHRLYRAQRSWIAKGRDVTVQDVRDGMRALLEVFGEEEVVLRAVAEASASDAALRAAYAGGVEDYARAMERVIRKGQKEGWVRDVPPAETAAALAWMTERTVSQLAPGASRRRITATADALAVVVCATLLVAHGG
- a CDS encoding acyl-CoA dehydrogenase family protein; translated protein: MAATETPAPHTIFTEDHDALRESIRAFVEREVAPHVEAWEEQTFPDSIVRRMGELGLLGLAMPEELGGQGGDYFTNIVLAEEIARSGSGGFLMGLSVHTDMVMPTVHKFGTPEQHRRWLVPGIAGEAIYALGITEPDAGSDVAAIGTRAVRDGDEWVINGSKTYITNGHRAQMIVLVAKTDPDAGYDGFTLFMVPMDAPGVVREQKLEKMGMHASDTALLAFQDVRVGDDAVLGQVGGGFRHIMWELQAERAIAAAGCLAYAQLAFDTTLAYALERRTFGRPLGSHQAIRHKFAQMATELEASRQLIYATARDYAAGAYNVREISMAKLKATQVAWDVADQCVQIHGGAGYMREYPVERIMRDLRLYRIGAGADEIMLDVIGKSLGL
- a CDS encoding cytochrome P450 — protein: MTSIEAPEQLDLEQVDLMDPKWFEDGPPHDLFRRMRAEAPVRWNPLPDGTGFWSLTRHAEISQVSRDTATFSSWKAGVFLNPDQVVPLDLTRNLLLYKDPPEHTKYRLILQKAFTPHTVAKLEDAVRARVTKILDAVVEEGACDFARDVAVPVPLGVLAELMGLPDEDIPRLYDWTERIEEAQRSPEPNAAAPAFVEMAGYLHEQIQRQAQEGNEDTLVMRLRRAEVDGEQLDDSEILVFFGLLVFAGNDTTRNTLAHGMQTLLEHPDQLELLREDPSRIPEAIEEVLRFSSVVQWFARTATTDTELGGQRIAEGDKVVMWYPSASRDEAVYDDPDRFDIARDKQDHKAFGGGGRHFCLGAGLARLELRVVLEEVLRRMPDLELAGQPGRLPSNWANMVNALPVRFAPGTREG